AGCGGTCGAAGGCGCGCTCAAGCTGGCGCGCGCCGCGACGAAGCGCCCGACGATCGTGGCGACCGACGCGGCGTTCCACGGCAAGACGCTCGGCGCGCTCTCGGCGAGCGGGCGGGACGCCTTCCGCGATCCGTTCTTGCCGCTGCTCGAGCACGTGCGCCGGGTCCCGTTCGGCGACGCGGACGCGCTGCGCGGCGCGCTCGGTGCCGACACCGCTGCGGTCATCGTCGAGCCGGTTCAAGGCGAAGGCGGCGTGAACGTTCCGCCGGACGGCTATCTGCGCGACGTGCGCGCGCTGTGTGACGCGAGCGGCGCGGTGATGATCGCCGACGAAGTGCAGACCGGGCTCGGCCGCTGCGGCGCGCTGTTCGCCTGCGACCGCGAGGGCGTCGTACCGGACGTGATGACGCTCGCGAAGGGGCTCTCCGGCGGCGTCGTACCGATCGGCGCGTACGTCGCGCGGCCGTCCGTTTGGAACGCCGCGTACGCGAAGCAGCCGCTGCTGCACACGTCGACCTTCGGCGGCAACGAGCTGGCGTGCGCCGCCGCGCTCGCCGCGCTCGACGTGCTGGAAGAGGAAGATCTGGTCGCGAACGCGCGCGAGCGCGGCGCGCAGCTGCTCGCCGGCGCGCGCGCGACGATGCGGCGCTACCCCGCGGTGATCGAGGACGTGCGCGGAGCGGGGTTGCTGGTCGGCGTCGAGCTGCGCAGCGAAGGCTACGGCGGCACGATCATTCCGGAGCTTCTGAAGCGCGGCGTCACCGCCGCGTGGACGCTGAACCAGCAACGCGTCATCCGCCTCGAGCCGCCGCTGATCGTGAGCGCCGGCGAAGTCGAGACGGCGCTGCGCGCGTTGGACGCCGCGGTCGCGGCCGCGTTCCAGCAGCTCGGCACCCTCCCGTAAATGCCGTACGTCGAGTGCTCGATCGACGTCGCGGCTCCCGCGGCGACGATCTACGAGCTTGCGAAAGAACAGGAGCGCTTCCCCGAGTTCATGCCGGACGTCGAGACCGTCGTCGTCCTGGAGCGCCATCCCGACCGCGTCGTCACGCGCTGGAAGACGCTGGTCGAAGAAGCGCCGATCGAATGGACCGAAGAAGACCGCTTCGACGACGACGCGCTGCGGATCGACTACGCGCTGATCGAAGGGGACCTCGACACCTTCGAAGGCTCGTGGACGTTCGTGGAGGACGGCACGACGACGCGCGTCGTGCTGGGCGTCGAGTACGACTTCGGCGTCCCGACCCTCGCCGAGCTGATCGGCCCGACGCTCGAGAAGAAAGTCCGCGAGAACTCCGAGATGATGCTCGCCGCGCTCAAGGCCGAGGCGGAGTCGCGCGTCTGACGCGCAAGCGGTTTGGGCGCGGTTATGGCCCGATCGCGAGCGCCGAGACGAAACCGTAGGATGCCGGGTACGTCATGAGGTGCTCCGGCATGCAATTGCCGTTCGCGCCGGCGTCGAAAACGTAGATCGAGCCGTTCGTCGCGACGTAGAGATCGTTGTCCGGACCGACGGCGATCACGGGCGGCCGTCCCAACGGATCGTTCGTCACCGGCAGCGGACCGATGCGGCGCGCGGCGGTCCCGGAGCCCGGCCCGTACACGTTGACGAACATCGTCGATGTTCCGCTCCCTGATTTGAGATAGTTCACCAATTCCGCCGAGTAGAGGCTGCCGTCCGCGCCGATCACGAAGAGTCCGGGATACGGGGTCGGCGGGTGGTCGGTGACGATCGTCGTGCGCAACGTCCCGCTCGCGGCATAGACGTCGAAGCCGTTCGTGCGCGGGATGTAGATCGAACCGTCGGGCGCGACGGCGAAGCCGAAATACGGCACGTCGCTGGTCGGCATGAACGTTCGCGTCGCGGGCGGATCGACCGCACCGTACGGATAGGTTCGAATGCTGAGCGTCCCGGACTGCGACGCGCTTTCAACCAAAACGCCGTTCGGGCCGAGCCCGACCTCCAGCGGTCTGCCGTCGCCGTCGTACGCAGGTGCGTTGCTCGGAGCGGCTCCGGGCGGCGGAACGGTGACCAAGCGCCAGTTCCGCCCGCCGCCGATCGCGTCGTCGGTCTCGAGTTCCCACATCGTGCCGTCCGGCCCGGCTGCGAGTCCGGCGATCCCGATGTACGCCCCGGGCTCCGAGGGGAAGGAGGCGCTCGCGGACGGAGGGGGCGCGGACGACCCCGTTTGATTGCCGTCTCCGGTCGTCGGGAAACGGTCGACAGCCGGTCCGTTCTGGAACGCCGCCCAAACCGCGTTCATCGCGACGCGCGGCGCGGGGGAGGGCGTCGGACTCGGCGCCGGCGTCGGCGTGGGTCTTGGCGTAGGCGAAGGCGACGGGGCGGGCACCGAGCCGCGGCCCGGCGTCGCAGACGTTGGTGCGCTCGTGGACGGAACCGTGCCACCCCCGCCGCTGCACGCGCCGAGCGCAATGAGGATGACGGCGCATAGGACAACTCGGCACGAACGCATCGTGCTCACCATCTGCCCGCGCCGGCCGTCACGCCGGTGGGCCGTTGTGCCTAGTCCCGCGAGGTTTTCGCCTCAAGAAAAGAACGCATCCGCACGAACCGTCGCGGCTCGCAGGCCGCTTCAGTACCGCGGCGGGATGACGGACGGGCCTGCGGTGGGCCGGCGGTAGGCGCTGAAGCTGCCGGCGTTGCTGTGTGCGCGCAGCGGGATCGCGGCGTGCAGCAGCTCCACGGTGCGCAGCAGCTCTTCGGCGTACTCCGCTTCCTCCAGCCGGGCCGGTTCGAACGCGATGGTGTCGATGCGGAACGCCGCACGTTCGATGCGGTCCAGCGCGGTCGCGACGTTGTTCGCGCGGGTGGAGAGCGTGCGAATCCGCTGCAGCGCGTCTTCGAGCCGCACGACCTCGGTGCGGTAGTCGACGTACTTCCGGACCTCCGCGGCGGCCGCGTCGCGGATCGCGGGCCAGCGCTCCTCCTTGAACCGCGCGATCTCTTCGTTGCCGCGCTCGGCGAAGCGGCGCTTGCGCGCGGCGATGATCTTGCGCTCCTCTTCGTCGGCGCTGCGCGCGCCTTTCGCGCGGGCGCGCGAGAGCGAGGCGTGCTCTTGCGGCGTGTACTCCGTTTCCAGCGCGACGCGGTCGCTGATCGCCGAGATCTCTTCGCGCCAGATCTCCTCGACCGAGGGCGGCTCGTTCAGCGCGCCGAGCTGCGCGCGGCGCGCCGTCAGCCGCTCGCGGCGCTGGTCCAGCAGCCGGCGAAGCGCGTGCACGCCCTCGCGCAGCGGGGCGACCCACGCGTTCTCGGTGACCGGCGTGTGGTCGTCGAAGCGCAGGCCGATTCCCAGCCCGAGCGGGATCGTCTCGGCGATTCGCCAGCGCTCGCGCGAGGCGGGCAGAATGCGAACCCGGCTGCCGATCGGCGGCGGCTCGCCGCTCGCGCGGAAGACCAGGAACGTCTCGCCGGCGTCAAGGGCCAACAGCGTCGTCTCGGCATCGATGACGCGGGCGAACGCCAATATCCCGGAGTAGGCGGCGTCGGGGAGCCAGA
The Candidatus Eremiobacterota bacterium genome window above contains:
- a CDS encoding aspartate aminotransferase family protein gives rise to the protein MKVSGSPVEVSAAGCTITDHTGKTYLDFAGGYGVFTLGHRHPRVIAAVKEQLDRIALSGRTMFNPLMGRLAKRLAQITPGDLSISFFANSGTEAVEGALKLARAATKRPTIVATDAAFHGKTLGALSASGRDAFRDPFLPLLEHVRRVPFGDADALRGALGADTAAVIVEPVQGEGGVNVPPDGYLRDVRALCDASGAVMIADEVQTGLGRCGALFACDREGVVPDVMTLAKGLSGGVVPIGAYVARPSVWNAAYAKQPLLHTSTFGGNELACAAALAALDVLEEEDLVANARERGAQLLAGARATMRRYPAVIEDVRGAGLLVGVELRSEGYGGTIIPELLKRGVTAAWTLNQQRVIRLEPPLIVSAGEVETALRALDAAVAAAFQQLGTLP
- a CDS encoding SRPBCC family protein, with product MPYVECSIDVAAPAATIYELAKEQERFPEFMPDVETVVVLERHPDRVVTRWKTLVEEAPIEWTEEDRFDDDALRIDYALIEGDLDTFEGSWTFVEDGTTTRVVLGVEYDFGVPTLAELIGPTLEKKVRENSEMMLAALKAEAESRV